Proteins encoded together in one Halothermothrix orenii H 168 window:
- a CDS encoding PspC domain-containing protein, which produces MNQKLYRSRRDNIIAGICGGISDYFGIDSTLVRILFLLLIIIGNWRLVVLFYIIGWVIIPLKPSGALDDGVNKGNTSKKGNLNNNNQPARRKLIGYFLIITGCIFLIDIWLPRIYWDYFWPVLIILTGLALVVKGVRESE; this is translated from the coding sequence ATGAATCAGAAACTGTATCGGTCCCGCCGGGATAATATCATTGCCGGAATTTGTGGGGGTATATCTGATTATTTTGGTATAGATTCCACCCTGGTCCGGATTTTGTTTTTATTACTCATTATTATTGGTAACTGGAGGCTTGTTGTCTTATTTTATATAATAGGCTGGGTAATAATTCCGTTAAAACCGTCAGGTGCTCTGGATGATGGGGTGAATAAAGGTAATACCAGTAAAAAAGGTAATTTAAATAATAATAATCAACCTGCCAGGCGGAAATTGATTGGGTATTTCTTGATTATAACTGGTTGTATTTTTTTAATCGATATCTGGCTCCCCAGGATATACTGGGATTATTTCTGGCCTGTTTTGATAATTTTAACCGGGTTAGCTCTGGTGGTTAAGGGGGTAAGAGAGAGTGAATAA